The following are encoded together in the Salinibacterium sp. UTAS2018 genome:
- a CDS encoding maltose ABC transporter substrate-binding protein, whose product MKVTKRGLWAVGALTVTASLVLTGCTAASDDADNAAGTGEALTVWVDADRAAVLKDAAADFTAETGVEVKLVQKEFGDIRDQFVAQVPTGKGPDVVIGAHDWLGTFVTNGVVAPVELGDKADDFQAVGVTAMSYEGQVYGVPYSIENIALVRNTALAPSTPATFDEMVTMGEAAGTEYPFLVGLDPEAADPYHLYPFQTSFGAPVFGTDADGSYDSDALEIGNAGGDEFAAWLAEQGAAGVLNTNITGDLAKEKFVAGEAPFYLTGPWNVPAAVEAGIDVAIDPIPSAGGEDAQPFVGVQGFFVSAKSENALAANEFIVNYMGSEEVQTALFEVGGRAPALTASFDAASADPIVAGFGTVGENAVPMPSIPAMGAVWEFWGVTEAAIINGGDPASLWQKMSGDIQTAIAG is encoded by the coding sequence ATGAAGGTGACCAAGAGAGGACTGTGGGCCGTAGGCGCGCTCACTGTTACTGCATCCCTCGTTCTGACCGGATGCACAGCAGCATCCGATGACGCAGACAACGCCGCTGGTACCGGCGAAGCACTGACCGTCTGGGTCGATGCCGATCGCGCAGCCGTGCTGAAAGACGCCGCCGCTGACTTCACCGCCGAGACCGGCGTCGAGGTCAAGCTCGTTCAAAAAGAGTTCGGTGACATTCGCGACCAGTTCGTCGCCCAGGTACCCACCGGTAAGGGGCCTGACGTTGTCATTGGAGCCCACGACTGGCTCGGCACCTTTGTCACCAACGGCGTCGTTGCTCCCGTTGAACTCGGCGACAAAGCGGACGACTTCCAAGCTGTGGGCGTGACCGCCATGAGCTACGAAGGCCAGGTGTACGGCGTTCCCTACTCGATCGAGAACATCGCCCTCGTGCGCAACACTGCACTCGCGCCCAGCACGCCCGCGACCTTCGATGAGATGGTCACGATGGGTGAAGCTGCCGGCACTGAGTACCCGTTCCTCGTCGGCCTCGACCCCGAAGCCGCCGACCCGTACCACCTGTACCCGTTCCAGACCTCGTTCGGTGCGCCCGTCTTCGGCACCGATGCCGATGGAAGCTACGACTCGGACGCCCTCGAAATCGGCAACGCTGGTGGCGACGAGTTCGCTGCCTGGCTTGCCGAGCAGGGAGCTGCTGGAGTTCTCAACACGAACATCACCGGCGACCTCGCCAAAGAGAAGTTCGTGGCCGGCGAAGCACCCTTCTACCTGACCGGACCGTGGAACGTTCCCGCCGCCGTCGAAGCAGGCATCGACGTCGCGATCGACCCGATCCCCTCCGCTGGTGGAGAAGACGCTCAGCCGTTCGTGGGTGTTCAGGGCTTCTTCGTCAGTGCGAAGAGCGAGAATGCGCTCGCTGCGAACGAGTTCATCGTGAACTACATGGGCAGCGAAGAAGTGCAGACCGCTCTGTTCGAAGTGGGCGGACGAGCCCCCGCGCTCACCGCATCCTTCGACGCCGCCAGCGCCGACCCGATCGTTGCCGGCTTCGGCACCGTCGGTGAAAACGCTGTACCGATGCCCTCGATTCCTGCCATGGGAGCCGTGTGGGAGTTCTGGGGTGTAACCGAAGCCGCCATCATCAACGGTGGTGACCCCGCTTCGCTCTGGCAGAAGATGTCGGGCGACATTCAGACCGCTATCGCTGGATAG
- a CDS encoding ABC transporter permease subunit, translating to MTTSPQTDPGPLRQSARAKRATRIADAASGGWKVVAAKILGLGVVDAIAIYALFVLVRSESWLVAGLVVFVTLLVNWIYFSRGKLPAKYLAPGLIFLAIFQIFVLLYSGYIAFTNYGTGHNSTKADAVNALLLSSQNRVADSPSYKLTVLEQLGELSFLVTEPDGSVSIGGNERPLEDVSNARVEGGVAVGLDGYTSLGFSDILGKQTQIAAISVPLSDDPNDGMLRTPDGSSAFLYTSSLEYDEAAGTMRDTNSGTVYSDIGTGAFTSDAGQELLPGWKIDVGFDNFIRAFSEDSIRGPLISVTIWTFAFAFLSVFTTFALGLFLAIVFNDKRMKSRKYYRIIMILPYAFPGFLSALVWAGMMNQEFGFINVVLLGGAEVPWLTNEWLAKGSVLFVNLWLGFPYMFLVTTGALQAIPEELTEAATVDGAKPWAIFRFVKLPLLLVSVAPLLISSFAFNFNNFNLIYMLTNGGPRDVSAGVNVGATDILISMVYKVAFVGANRDYGLASAFAIIIFLLVAGISIISFRRTKALEELN from the coding sequence GTGACGACCTCCCCCCAGACTGACCCCGGCCCCCTGCGGCAGTCAGCCCGCGCCAAGCGGGCAACCAGAATCGCGGATGCCGCCTCCGGAGGCTGGAAAGTCGTCGCCGCGAAAATTCTGGGTCTCGGTGTCGTCGACGCGATCGCGATCTACGCGCTCTTCGTACTCGTGCGCAGCGAATCGTGGCTCGTCGCCGGGCTTGTCGTGTTTGTGACGTTGCTCGTCAACTGGATCTACTTCTCGCGTGGCAAGCTGCCCGCGAAGTACCTCGCACCAGGGCTCATTTTCCTCGCGATCTTCCAGATCTTTGTGCTGCTCTATTCGGGCTACATCGCGTTCACGAACTACGGCACCGGCCACAACTCCACGAAGGCTGACGCGGTCAACGCGTTGCTGCTCTCGTCGCAAAACCGGGTGGCCGATTCGCCCAGCTACAAGCTCACCGTTCTCGAGCAGCTCGGCGAGCTCTCCTTTCTCGTCACTGAGCCCGATGGCAGCGTGAGCATCGGTGGCAATGAGCGTCCGCTCGAAGACGTGTCGAACGCCCGAGTCGAAGGCGGCGTTGCTGTCGGCCTCGACGGTTACACGTCGCTGGGCTTCTCCGACATTCTCGGCAAGCAAACCCAGATTGCCGCGATCAGCGTTCCCCTCTCCGACGACCCCAACGACGGAATGCTGCGCACCCCCGACGGGTCGAGCGCCTTCCTCTACACGTCGTCGCTGGAGTATGACGAGGCCGCCGGTACGATGCGCGACACGAACTCTGGCACCGTGTACTCCGACATCGGAACGGGAGCGTTCACCTCGGATGCCGGCCAAGAGCTGCTGCCGGGGTGGAAAATCGATGTCGGCTTCGACAACTTCATTCGTGCGTTCAGTGAGGACTCCATCCGGGGCCCGCTGATTAGCGTCACGATCTGGACCTTCGCCTTCGCCTTCCTTTCGGTGTTCACCACCTTCGCGCTCGGCCTCTTCCTGGCGATCGTGTTCAACGACAAGCGGATGAAGAGCCGCAAGTATTACCGGATCATCATGATCTTGCCGTACGCCTTCCCCGGCTTTCTCTCGGCGCTGGTCTGGGCCGGCATGATGAATCAGGAGTTTGGTTTCATCAACGTGGTGCTGCTCGGCGGGGCCGAAGTTCCGTGGCTCACGAATGAGTGGCTAGCCAAGGGCTCGGTGCTGTTCGTGAACCTGTGGCTGGGCTTCCCGTACATGTTCTTGGTCACGACGGGCGCGCTGCAGGCGATCCCCGAAGAGCTCACCGAAGCCGCAACGGTGGATGGTGCCAAACCGTGGGCGATCTTCCGGTTCGTGAAACTGCCGCTGCTGCTCGTCTCGGTTGCCCCGCTGTTGATCTCGTCGTTCGCATTCAACTTCAACAACTTCAACCTCATCTACATGCTCACCAACGGTGGGCCACGCGATGTTTCTGCGGGGGTGAATGTGGGCGCCACGGACATCCTAATTTCGATGGTCTACAAGGTCGCCTTCGTGGGAGCCAACCGAGATTACGGTCTCGCGAGTGCCTTCGCGATCATCATCTTCCTTCTGGTGGCGGGTATTTCGATCATCAGTTTCCGTCGTACCAAGGCCCTTGAGGAGCTGAACTGA
- a CDS encoding sugar ABC transporter permease, whose amino-acid sequence MTATTQDADAAVRSHVAVGHPKRPFKRYFRETGWRHLIGIVMSIFAAFPLLYVFSASLNPGGTLVTANSLFSNFSFQSYVDLFNRPQQPYAAWFGNTLLIGGISSLGTVFLGALAAYAFSRMRFLGRRVGLLTLLLVQMFPQLLAVVAIFLLLSGISEIFPAIGLNSQIGLIMVYLGGALGVNTYLMYGFFNTVPSSIDEAAKIDGAGHARIFFTIILRLVAPILAVVGLLSFVGTTSEFVIASIVLIDPDKQTLAVGLYQFVSQEFSRNWSIFAAGAVLAAIPVMTLFLFLQKYIVGGLTAGSVK is encoded by the coding sequence ATGACTGCAACAACTCAGGATGCGGATGCCGCAGTGCGCTCGCACGTCGCCGTCGGCCACCCGAAGCGGCCTTTCAAGCGCTACTTCCGCGAAACCGGCTGGCGCCACCTCATCGGAATCGTCATGTCGATCTTTGCGGCTTTCCCGCTGCTGTACGTGTTTAGCGCTTCGCTGAACCCGGGCGGCACTCTCGTGACGGCGAACTCGCTGTTCTCCAACTTCAGCTTTCAAAGCTACGTCGATCTCTTCAACCGCCCCCAGCAGCCGTACGCCGCGTGGTTTGGCAACACGCTGTTGATCGGCGGTATCTCGTCGCTCGGCACTGTGTTCCTCGGCGCGCTTGCGGCATATGCGTTTTCGCGCATGCGCTTCCTCGGTCGTAGGGTCGGGCTGCTGACGCTGCTGCTCGTGCAGATGTTTCCCCAGCTGCTCGCGGTCGTCGCGATCTTCTTGCTGCTCTCGGGCATTTCCGAAATCTTCCCGGCGATCGGGCTCAACAGCCAGATCGGCCTCATCATGGTCTACCTCGGCGGCGCACTCGGAGTGAACACCTACCTGATGTACGGGTTCTTCAATACGGTTCCGTCATCCATTGACGAAGCGGCGAAAATCGATGGCGCAGGCCATGCGCGCATCTTCTTCACGATCATCCTGCGCCTCGTTGCACCGATCTTGGCGGTCGTTGGTCTGCTGTCGTTCGTCGGCACCACCAGCGAGTTCGTGATTGCGAGCATCGTGCTCATCGATCCCGACAAGCAGACCCTCGCGGTTGGTCTCTACCAGTTCGTCTCTCAAGAGTTCTCGCGCAACTGGAGCATCTTCGCCGCCGGTGCCGTGCTCGCCGCCATCCCCGTAATGACCCTGTTCTTGTTCCTGCAGAAATACATCGTCGGCGGTCTCACGGCAGGAAGTGTGAAGTAA
- a CDS encoding glycoside hydrolase family 13 protein translates to MDALLPHHDGSALHVSTQTPALGDTVTLRLRVPVGYGPLKAVRVRENPDHEPRWTDARLTGTAAGWDWWQAEVVVENPRHGYRWLLVHEDAAAADGPAAAGAAATSGQGTAAGTTAPAGRSNAGRIEWLNQSGLHSVETLDAEDFALLATPAAPEWLAETVMYQVFPDRFARSSAADSHDKPEWAIAARWDEPVDPVLPGRSKQFYGGDLDGITEHLDHLTDLGVTMLYLTPIFPARSNHRYDASSFVDVDELLGGREALIRLVGEAHARGLKVIGDLTTNHSGDGHEWFQAALGKPDAPEGDFYYFTNDEHTEYVGWLGTPSLPKFNWNSTELRRRFIEGPDSVVAHWLKEPYNFDGWRVDVANMTGRMGAEDLNEEVRQITRRTMEAVNPDTVLLAESTNDAASDLQGDAWHGAMTYPSFTRPVWGWLTEPGDTSHVTADGSIDPEAWFFGQPIGGIPNYSARDFAEMTVRFTASIPWRIRLGNMNPLDTHDTARFRTHAPADNVPLALALSVTLPGVPVVFAGDEFGLSGDDGEMSRTPIPWGTETDPAVAPTLDVYRQLIALRRELPTLSHGGLRWLHVADDALVFVREDADATVLVVVARSPLTVTLPANALGVELAATAASDGAASGHASGGADAASPAFLSGDATLASAAAGLTLSAAARTCAIWILPGVEYPVD, encoded by the coding sequence ATGGATGCCCTTCTCCCGCACCACGATGGCTCGGCCTTGCACGTCTCGACTCAGACGCCCGCGCTCGGCGACACCGTCACTCTGCGTCTTCGCGTGCCCGTTGGTTATGGCCCGCTGAAGGCAGTGCGGGTGCGCGAGAATCCCGATCACGAACCGCGCTGGACGGATGCCCGCCTCACCGGCACCGCCGCCGGCTGGGATTGGTGGCAGGCCGAAGTGGTTGTCGAGAACCCACGGCACGGCTATCGGTGGTTACTCGTGCACGAGGATGCTGCTGCCGCTGACGGTCCTGCCGCTGCCGGCGCTGCTGCGACGTCAGGCCAAGGCACCGCTGCTGGAACCACCGCGCCAGCGGGTCGCAGCAACGCTGGCCGCATCGAATGGCTCAACCAGAGCGGACTGCACTCGGTCGAAACACTCGACGCCGAAGACTTTGCCTTGCTCGCGACCCCGGCTGCACCGGAGTGGTTGGCGGAGACGGTGATGTACCAGGTGTTCCCCGATCGCTTTGCCCGCTCATCCGCCGCCGACTCTCATGACAAGCCCGAGTGGGCCATCGCCGCGCGCTGGGATGAGCCGGTTGACCCTGTGTTGCCCGGCCGCTCGAAGCAGTTTTACGGGGGAGACCTCGACGGCATCACCGAGCACCTCGATCACCTGACCGACCTCGGCGTGACCATGCTGTACCTGACGCCGATCTTTCCGGCGCGCTCGAATCATCGCTACGACGCGTCGAGCTTCGTGGATGTCGATGAGCTGTTGGGTGGACGCGAGGCGCTGATCCGTCTGGTGGGCGAGGCTCACGCTCGCGGCCTCAAGGTCATTGGCGATCTCACGACGAATCACTCGGGCGATGGGCACGAATGGTTCCAGGCCGCGCTCGGAAAGCCGGATGCCCCCGAGGGCGACTTCTACTACTTCACGAATGACGAGCACACCGAGTACGTGGGCTGGTTGGGTACGCCAAGCCTGCCGAAGTTCAACTGGAACTCGACCGAGCTGCGTCGCCGCTTCATTGAGGGCCCGGATTCGGTGGTTGCCCACTGGCTCAAGGAGCCCTACAACTTCGACGGTTGGCGCGTGGATGTCGCGAACATGACCGGCCGGATGGGTGCCGAGGACCTCAACGAGGAAGTGCGGCAGATCACGCGCCGCACGATGGAAGCCGTGAATCCGGACACGGTGCTGCTGGCCGAATCGACGAACGATGCCGCCAGCGATCTGCAGGGTGATGCCTGGCACGGCGCGATGACGTATCCGTCATTCACGCGCCCGGTGTGGGGGTGGCTCACCGAACCCGGAGACACCTCCCATGTGACCGCCGATGGCTCGATCGATCCGGAGGCGTGGTTCTTCGGGCAGCCCATCGGTGGCATCCCGAACTACAGCGCCCGCGACTTTGCGGAGATGACGGTACGGTTCACGGCGAGCATCCCATGGCGCATCCGGCTCGGCAATATGAACCCCCTCGACACTCACGACACCGCGCGGTTTCGCACGCATGCGCCCGCCGACAACGTTCCGCTCGCTCTCGCTCTCTCGGTAACGCTGCCCGGAGTGCCCGTCGTCTTCGCGGGTGACGAGTTCGGCCTCAGCGGCGACGACGGCGAAATGTCGCGCACGCCCATTCCGTGGGGAACCGAAACTGACCCCGCCGTGGCGCCCACGCTCGACGTCTATCGCCAGCTAATCGCCCTGCGGCGCGAGCTGCCCACGCTCTCGCACGGCGGTCTGCGCTGGTTGCACGTTGCGGATGACGCGCTCGTTTTCGTGCGCGAGGATGCCGACGCGACCGTTCTCGTTGTTGTCGCGCGCTCGCCATTGACGGTGACGCTGCCCGCAAACGCGCTCGGTGTCGAGTTGGCCGCTACGGCCGCCTCCGATGGAGCTGCCTCCGGGCACGCTTCAGGTGGGGCGGATGCCGCGAGCCCCGCGTTCCTCTCCGGCGATGCGACTCTGGCATCCGCCGCCGCCGGGCTCACGCTCTCCGCGGCCGCCCGCACCTGCGCGATCTGGATTCTGCCCGGCGTCGAGTACCCAGTCGATTAG
- a CDS encoding NAD-dependent epimerase/dehydratase family protein produces MRRVLVLGGTGWLGRAIAQAAVQGGADVTCLARGESGTVPEGAHLIRADRTHPGAYDEVTGDWDAVIEVSRDPEQVESALQALSSRAGHWTFVSTVSVYELNDQPDADESAAVVEPVDLDDYAHAKVAAERASTRHRGERVLIARPGLIVGPGDPTDRFGYWPARLHRGGEVLAPTFAGRWVQVIDVDDLAAWIVHAGRAGITGTINAVGDALPLEEFLELTAGIAGFTEGFEQRDDEWLTGHEISYWAGPRSLPLWIPATDAGFLQRNNARYRAAGGTLRPFRETITRTLNDELARGRDRPRTSGLNAHDEALVLNADH; encoded by the coding sequence ATGCGACGAGTATTAGTCCTTGGCGGAACCGGATGGCTGGGCCGAGCGATCGCGCAGGCCGCCGTTCAGGGCGGGGCTGACGTTACGTGCTTGGCACGCGGAGAATCTGGCACGGTACCCGAGGGCGCTCACCTCATCCGCGCCGATCGCACCCACCCCGGAGCATACGACGAGGTGACGGGTGACTGGGATGCTGTTATCGAGGTGTCGCGAGATCCCGAGCAAGTGGAGTCAGCGCTGCAGGCGCTGAGCTCACGTGCGGGGCACTGGACGTTCGTCTCGACCGTGTCCGTCTACGAACTTAACGATCAGCCGGATGCCGACGAAAGCGCTGCCGTTGTCGAGCCCGTCGATCTGGACGATTACGCCCACGCCAAGGTCGCCGCCGAGAGAGCGAGCACCCGCCATCGTGGCGAGCGCGTGCTCATCGCGCGCCCAGGACTCATCGTCGGTCCCGGTGATCCCACCGACCGCTTCGGCTACTGGCCGGCACGACTCCACCGCGGTGGCGAAGTATTAGCACCCACTTTTGCCGGTCGCTGGGTGCAAGTGATCGACGTCGACGACCTTGCCGCATGGATCGTGCATGCCGGGCGAGCGGGCATTACCGGGACGATCAATGCAGTCGGAGACGCGCTCCCGCTCGAAGAATTCCTCGAACTCACCGCTGGCATTGCGGGCTTCACCGAGGGCTTCGAGCAGCGCGATGACGAGTGGCTCACCGGCCACGAGATCAGCTATTGGGCGGGACCGCGTTCACTCCCCCTCTGGATTCCCGCGACCGACGCCGGCTTCCTGCAGCGGAACAACGCCCGCTATCGCGCCGCGGGCGGCACGCTTCGGCCGTTTCGCGAAACTATTACGCGCACTCTGAACGATGAACTCGCGCGAGGCCGAGATCGCCCGCGCACCTCAGGGTTGAACGCGCACGACGAAGCGCTGGTGCTCAACGCTGACCACTAA
- a CDS encoding NADPH:quinone reductase, with product MKAIVYTETGDPSVLQLVERPVTEPGPDEVRVRIVVSGVNPTDWKSRRGAASVQALPFDEVVPGQDGAGIVEAIGSDVQHVSVGDRVWLALAAYQRSNSGSSQEQAVLPAERVFALPASASFDQGASLGVPAITAYRALTVAEDGPDELHPTALSGKIVLVAGGAGAVGHAAIQLARWAGATVITTVSGPAKAALATAAGAHHALTYTDANIVEQIRAIAPEGIDQIVEVAPSQNADLNLAVIRNRGSISIYANNSPELTLDVRRNITLNVRYQFVLLYTVGIDAIRAAGDTINIAIEDGALGIGEETGLPLHRFSLEQTADAHALVESGAVGKVLIDVTVA from the coding sequence ATGAAAGCAATTGTTTACACCGAGACCGGCGACCCCTCCGTACTTCAGCTAGTCGAGAGGCCCGTGACCGAACCCGGGCCCGACGAAGTGCGCGTGCGCATTGTGGTCAGCGGAGTGAACCCGACCGATTGGAAGTCGCGCCGCGGTGCGGCATCCGTTCAGGCCTTGCCGTTTGACGAGGTAGTTCCCGGGCAAGACGGTGCCGGCATCGTGGAAGCGATCGGCTCTGACGTGCAGCATGTCAGCGTCGGCGACCGCGTGTGGCTGGCCCTCGCTGCCTACCAGCGGTCGAACAGTGGCTCCAGCCAAGAGCAGGCTGTGCTGCCTGCCGAGCGCGTCTTTGCGCTGCCCGCGAGCGCGAGCTTCGATCAGGGTGCGAGCCTAGGCGTGCCCGCGATCACGGCCTACCGCGCCCTCACGGTTGCCGAAGACGGACCAGACGAACTGCATCCGACCGCTCTCAGCGGCAAAATCGTACTCGTTGCCGGTGGAGCCGGTGCCGTGGGTCACGCCGCCATTCAGCTTGCGCGCTGGGCGGGCGCGACCGTCATCACGACCGTAAGTGGGCCAGCGAAAGCGGCCCTCGCCACCGCGGCTGGTGCCCACCATGCGCTCACCTACACCGACGCCAACATCGTGGAGCAGATCCGCGCGATCGCTCCCGAGGGTATCGACCAGATTGTTGAGGTGGCCCCTTCCCAGAACGCGGACCTCAACCTCGCGGTCATCCGCAACCGAGGTTCGATCTCGATCTACGCCAACAACAGCCCCGAGCTAACTCTGGATGTGCGCCGCAACATCACGCTCAACGTTCGCTACCAATTCGTGCTGCTCTACACCGTCGGCATCGACGCTATTCGTGCCGCGGGCGACACGATTAACATCGCGATCGAGGATGGCGCGCTCGGCATCGGCGAAGAGACCGGTCTGCCGCTGCACCGTTTCTCGCTCGAGCAAACTGCGGATGCCCATGCTCTCGTCGAGAGCGGAGCCGTCGGCAAGGTGCTGATCGACGTTACGGTCGCGTAA
- a CDS encoding GntR family transcriptional regulator, whose amino-acid sequence MEITVPEGRIVTGSLTEDERILSGVLRHVREAARDSNFLLPGELKLAEWLNCSRPQVRVALAQLERQGIVIRSQGAATVVDPVALRLSARFEASVSYGEVLARMGYTPSVEILTAETIELPADLAPLLSPLSTTRAVKIVLRWYADDQAAMVAEYTIPLPAGEHDPINPTDPVYESAKNLWGEGIAWEIVTAGVALLDDNYADLLQLDKGTEAKMWETIGVTLSGERIFYALEHHHPTLVMYSFVRTMRAPWSAIPGH is encoded by the coding sequence ATGGAAATAACGGTCCCCGAAGGCCGCATCGTTACTGGATCGCTCACCGAAGACGAGCGAATTCTCAGTGGCGTGCTTCGCCATGTGCGTGAAGCGGCCCGCGACTCCAACTTTCTACTGCCCGGTGAGCTCAAGCTTGCCGAGTGGTTGAACTGCAGTCGCCCGCAGGTTCGGGTGGCGCTCGCGCAGTTGGAGCGTCAAGGGATTGTGATTCGCAGTCAGGGAGCCGCCACCGTCGTCGACCCGGTCGCCCTGCGCTTGAGTGCTCGCTTCGAAGCGAGCGTTTCCTACGGTGAGGTGCTCGCGCGCATGGGGTACACGCCCTCGGTCGAGATCCTGACGGCCGAAACGATCGAACTTCCCGCCGATCTCGCTCCCCTGCTGTCGCCGCTCAGCACCACCCGCGCCGTGAAGATTGTGCTGCGCTGGTACGCCGATGACCAGGCCGCGATGGTCGCCGAATACACGATTCCGTTGCCCGCTGGCGAGCACGACCCGATCAACCCCACCGACCCGGTCTACGAGTCGGCCAAGAACCTCTGGGGCGAAGGCATCGCGTGGGAAATCGTGACCGCCGGCGTTGCCCTCCTCGACGACAACTACGCCGACCTGCTGCAGCTCGATAAGGGCACCGAAGCCAAAATGTGGGAGACCATCGGCGTCACCCTCAGCGGCGAGCGCATCTTCTACGCCCTCGAACACCACCACCCCACGCTCGTCATGTACTCCTTCGTGCGCACGATGCGGGCACCGTGGAGTGCGATCCCCGGGCACTAG
- a CDS encoding glycine C-acetyltransferase: MYGTVREQLTETLSEIRSAGLYKTERQLDTAQAAHVESGGKPVLNFCANNYLGLANHPRLVAAAKDALDEWGFGMASVRFICGTQTQHVELENRLSALLSMEATILFPSCYDANGGIFEVLLSAEDAVISDELNHASIIDGIRLSKAARYRYKNRDMADLEAQLIAAKDARRRLIVTDGVFSMDGYLAPLEAICDLAEQYDAMVMVDDSHAVGFVGETGAGTPEHCGVSDRVDIISGTLGKALGGASGGYISAHSEIVELLRQRARPYLFSNAVAPSVVAGSIEALNLVAEGAKSRAQLKANAEQFRSGMAEAGFTLLPGEHPIIPVMFADEHEAVAMADALLTLGVYVIAFSFPVVPLGKARIRVQLSAGHSSEDISRCVEAFVAARESIAA; encoded by the coding sequence ATGTACGGAACAGTTCGCGAGCAACTCACCGAGACCCTGAGCGAGATCCGCTCCGCTGGCCTCTACAAGACCGAACGCCAACTCGACACTGCGCAAGCTGCCCACGTTGAATCGGGCGGGAAGCCGGTGCTCAACTTCTGCGCCAACAACTACCTCGGTCTGGCCAACCACCCGCGCCTCGTCGCTGCCGCGAAGGATGCCCTCGACGAGTGGGGCTTCGGGATGGCGAGCGTGCGCTTTATCTGCGGCACCCAAACCCAGCACGTTGAGCTCGAGAACCGGCTTTCTGCACTACTGAGCATGGAGGCGACCATCCTGTTCCCCTCCTGCTACGACGCGAACGGTGGCATCTTCGAGGTGCTGCTGAGTGCCGAGGATGCGGTGATTTCGGATGAGTTGAACCATGCCTCGATCATCGACGGCATCCGCCTCTCAAAGGCTGCGCGCTACCGCTACAAGAACCGCGACATGGCTGACCTCGAAGCGCAGTTGATTGCCGCGAAGGATGCCCGCCGCCGCCTCATCGTCACCGACGGTGTCTTCTCGATGGACGGCTACCTCGCCCCGCTCGAAGCGATCTGCGACCTGGCCGAACAGTACGACGCGATGGTCATGGTCGATGACTCGCACGCTGTCGGATTCGTCGGCGAGACTGGAGCCGGAACCCCCGAACACTGCGGCGTCTCCGACCGTGTCGACATCATCTCGGGCACGCTCGGCAAGGCCCTGGGCGGAGCATCCGGAGGCTACATCAGCGCCCACTCCGAGATTGTGGAGTTGCTGCGCCAGCGCGCCCGCCCGTACCTGTTCTCGAATGCCGTTGCCCCCTCGGTGGTTGCCGGCTCGATCGAAGCGCTCAATCTTGTGGCCGAAGGAGCCAAGAGCCGTGCCCAGTTGAAGGCGAATGCAGAGCAGTTCCGCAGCGGAATGGCCGAGGCCGGGTTCACGCTACTGCCGGGCGAGCATCCGATCATTCCGGTCATGTTTGCCGACGAGCACGAAGCTGTTGCCATGGCGGATGCCCTGCTCACGCTCGGCGTCTACGTGATCGCTTTCTCGTTCCCTGTCGTGCCGTTGGGCAAAGCTCGTATTCGCGTACAGTTGTCGGCTGGACACTCAAGCGAGGACATCAGCCGTTGCGTTGAGGCTTTTGTGGCCGCCCGAGAGTCGATCGCCGCATAG
- the tdh gene encoding L-threonine 3-dehydrogenase, translated as MKALYKDKAGPGLILAERPEPTPGRGEVKIRVARTGICGTDLHIESWDAWAAGAINAPLIPGHEFSGHVVELGEGVTSVEVGALVSGEGHVVCGHCRNCRAGRRHLCKFTSSIGVNRDGAFAEFVVIPEQNVWAHPTDIDPELAAIFDPLGNAVHTALSFPMVGEDVLITGAGPIGLMAAKVARHIGARNIVMTDVNEQRLQLAREMGVNLAINVSTTRIAEAQELLGMKEGFDIGLEMSGHPTALPEMISNMNQGGRIAMLGLPAEPIGIDWATVVTHMITIKGIYGREMFETWYAMNAMVHTGLDVSAVVTDRFPAEQWEEAFATARRGNGGKVIIDWS; from the coding sequence ATGAAAGCCCTCTATAAGGACAAGGCCGGACCAGGCCTCATATTGGCCGAACGCCCCGAGCCGACCCCTGGTCGCGGTGAGGTAAAAATCAGGGTTGCCCGCACCGGAATTTGCGGCACTGACCTGCATATTGAGTCGTGGGATGCCTGGGCCGCCGGCGCCATCAACGCTCCCCTCATTCCTGGCCACGAATTCTCTGGGCACGTCGTGGAGCTCGGCGAAGGAGTCACTTCGGTCGAGGTTGGCGCCCTCGTCTCCGGCGAAGGTCATGTCGTGTGCGGCCATTGCCGCAACTGCCGTGCCGGCCGCCGCCATCTCTGCAAATTCACTTCAAGCATTGGTGTAAACCGCGACGGTGCCTTTGCCGAATTTGTCGTCATTCCCGAACAGAACGTCTGGGCGCATCCCACCGATATCGACCCCGAACTTGCCGCCATCTTTGACCCCCTCGGCAACGCCGTGCACACCGCACTGTCGTTCCCGATGGTCGGCGAAGACGTGCTCATCACCGGCGCTGGGCCGATCGGACTCATGGCCGCCAAAGTTGCGCGTCACATCGGCGCCCGCAACATTGTGATGACCGACGTGAACGAACAGCGGCTGCAACTCGCCCGCGAGATGGGCGTGAACCTCGCGATCAACGTGTCGACAACGCGCATCGCTGAAGCCCAAGAGCTGCTCGGCATGAAAGAGGGCTTCGACATCGGGCTCGAAATGAGCGGTCACCCCACCGCCCTGCCCGAGATGATCAGCAACATGAACCAGGGCGGTCGCATTGCGATGCTCGGCCTGCCCGCCGAACCCATCGGCATCGACTGGGCCACCGTCGTGACCCACATGATCACCATCAAGGGCATCTACGGTCGCGAAATGTTCGAGACCTGGTACGCCATGAACGCCATGGTGCACACCGGTTTGGATGTCTCCGCCGTCGTCACCGACCGCTTCCCCGCCGAACAGTGGGAAGAAGCCTTCGCGACTGCACGCCGCGGAAATGGCGGCAAGGTCATCATCGACTGGTCGTAG